In a single window of the Lineus longissimus chromosome 4, tnLinLong1.2, whole genome shotgun sequence genome:
- the LOC135486942 gene encoding melatonin receptor type 1B-B-like, with protein MEEMINGESDDQYKLTEFINHQTWISDAVFIGVLMCVGIIGNLLILGAVIVTKKLRNTTNVFVCNVAVSDLFVAGYVLPTIFGNIIKQGSILSIPVCVFTACVLLTSCGVSLISFAMIAFNRYISICHHGRYARIFPTRSVVIMVVLVWVFSLTTVVVGLIPGVCIHFYHHAQIVCTFNNRLSAIYTFCLICIGIVAPSCLTGSFYFAIYTKIKTTGQKVRSHTSGALSSAMVARQQKENRAILCMFLAYLIFVVLWFPFGMVVLIDIYYPVHPLLFRIVGWLAFSNSCVDWIVYGAMNNHFKDAYKNILTCFRRKRKVATSSADVESNSRLTRGRSHQVIAVVGTATMTSTVPN; from the coding sequence ATGGAAGAGATGATAAATGGAGAGTCGGATGACCAGTACAAACTGACGGAATTCATAAACCACCAGACGTGGATTAGTGATGCCGTCTTCATTGGCGTCCTGATGTGTGTCGGGATTATCGGGAACTTACTAATCCTTGGAGCAGTGATTGTGACGAAGAAGCTGCGGAATACTACCAATGTGTTCGTTTGTAATGTCGCAGTATCAGACTTATTTGTTGCTGGCTATGTTTTGCCGACGATTTTTGGGAATATCATCAAACAGGGCAGCATCCTGAGTATACCAGTATGTGTCTTTACTGCGTGTGTGTTGTTGACAAGTTGTGGCGTCTCTCTCATCAGTTTTGCAATGATTGCATTCAATCGTTACATAAGCATCTGCCATCATGGTAGATATGCCCGCATCTTCCCAACCAGGAGCGTCGTGATTATGGTCGTCCTCGTTTGGGTGTTTTCCCTCACCACCGTTGTCGTCGGGCTGATACCTGGCGTATGTATCCATTTTTACCACCACGCCCAAATTGTATGCACCTTCAACAACCGCTTGTCCGCTATTTACACATTTTGTTTAATATGTATCGGAATTGTTGCTCCGTCCTGCCTTACTGGATCATTCTACTTCGCAATCTACACAAAGATCAAGACAACGGGGCAGAAAGTTCGCTCGCACACCTCCGGCGCCTTGTCAAGCGCAATGGTTGCGCGGCAGCAGAAGGAGAACCGCGCAATATTATGTATGTTTCTCGCGTACCTAATATTCGTCGTGCTCTGGTTCCCCTTTGGGATGGTCGTTCTCATCGACATCTACTACCCCGTCCATCCTCTTCTGTTCCGGATTGTAGGGTGGCTGGCTTTCAGTAATTCCTGCGTGGACTGGATCGTCTACGGAGCAATGAACAACCATTTCAAAGACGCGTATAAAAATATCCTGACCTGTTTCAGAAGGAAACGAAAAGTTGCTACCTCAAGTGCGGATGTGGAGAGTAACTCTCGATTGACACGGGGGAGGTCGCATCAGGTGATTGCGGTCGTAGGCACAGCTACTATGACAAGTACAGTCCCCAACTGA